The genomic stretch GGGCAACAAAGCTAGCGAGGTAGGCAGCGGCAGATTGACGCGTGATGGCTGGCTGCATTTTATTGAAAACGATCTCGATGCATGCCGTGGTAAAGCGGTCAACAAGATCGGGGGACGACTGagagaagtggaagaggagaaattgGGAATGGCGTGAGCGATAAGTTGGAAGGATAATGCTTTGGAAGTGGCTAAGTAAGAGATCAAGCGTattctccttgtcatccaAGGTGCCAGAGGCGAAGGTCGGTGCGTAGTATGCAAACAGAGAATCGATCATGCCATCCAGCTTGAGAACGTTATCTTTGATCGTCTTAAGCCGCTGAGACTCGGCGTCTATCGAGTCATCGCTGGCGACCGATGCattgtcatcgtcatcgtcctcaCCGAAGACAATGGCTCCAGGAGAGACAGCATGCAgaacctcctcttcctcttcatcatcaagatcgTCCATATCCACCTGAATTTGTACATCGATCTTGACGAGTTTTTCGGTGAGGAGAGCAAGGATGTCCGCTTGCAGTTCTGGGGCATAGCCAATTACTCTGATGAGGTTTTGCGTGTACGCAATGTTGGCCTTGGGAGAATCGGTATCAAATGGAAACTGCATGGACAAGACGGGCGACAATGATCCGCTACCGGACGGAATCAAATGCACTATGTGACGGATAGCCATGTGGACCCGGGTGTAGATCTCTGGCACGAGGACGGGAGCATAGCCCGGCAGCTTGCCCGTGCCCTTGGGCAGCTCCCCTAGGTAGGTGACCAGCATTTTGAGCACCGGTCCCAGATAACTTCCCTGAGCGGCCGCAAGATTACCTAGGAAGCGAATATACAACTTAACATAGGACTCGTCGCGCCCGAGCCATACGCTGTTCAGAACAGCGTTGACTAGCCCGTTGCAGCTGCGATCCAAAGAAGCCACGTTTGAcagaaggcccagaagaTGATATCTTAAAGTCGTATGTGTAGGTACATCGTAGGAAAACAtgccatcctcttctccacgcCGGGGATCCACTGAGAAAATTTCTTTGATGCGGTCGTAGGCTTCGCTGTCGGTGCCCGAGATATGCCGTTGGATAGCACGGCGCACCTCCTCGCGAACCACAGCCGCACTTTTCTCTGGGGCCCCGGTGTTCCCTTGCACCCTTTCATCGAAAGAAACCAtttcaacatccttgaaCTGCACCCGAGCCCGCTTCCTCGGGCTGGGGAGCCCCTCGCCGTCAGACGAACCAGAGGACGAGGGGGACAGGGAAAGATTCATATCCTCCATTTTATGTTTTATACCGGCAGTGGGTGTCTCCTTAGCAGTTTTCAAGATAGGAACAGGAGAAGACGTAGCTAGCATCTTGGAGCGGCTAGGCTGTCTGATTCCCGTCGCTGGGTTGCGCGAGGGCGTGGCGAGGGCGACCATGATAGGTCAGCAGGAATGTTCAGATATGCAgctggaaggaaggaagacTTTGCCCGATGCTCGTCATTTGTTGGACCCCAGAACTCTCGCTATAACACAAGCCGAGTATTGGAGAACAATGAACGTAGAGCACACGACACCGAGAGCGTGGTCAAAACTCGAATGTCCCGCTGATGCTACAGATTATAGGCGCACTGGGAGTTAAGGATGACCGAAAACAGCCCCATCTGTCATCTAACACACACACAATCGTAGCAAGCAGTGCGTTAGACGTAAGcagatgaaaaggaagagctggtcTAACGAGGGACACCGAGGCGGAGAAGCGTCCTGCTTGAAATTTTTACTGTGGGGCCTCAGTGGAGCTTATCCCCGTGACCAGCGCGTGACCGGCGCGTAACCGTGCACCACTCAGTGCCTGATTGGGCAATATGGAAATGGCTTACTCACTACTTTTTAGTACTAAATAACTAAATGGCGTGCGGAGTAC from Aspergillus oryzae RIB40 DNA, chromosome 1 encodes the following:
- a CDS encoding rDNA-binding RNA polymerase I transcriptional factor (RNA polymerase I transcription factor), which encodes MLATSSPVPILKTAKETPTAGIKHKMEDMNLSLSPSSSGSSDGEGLPSPRKRARVQFKDVEMVSFDERVQGNTGAPEKSAAVVREEVRRAIQRHISGTDSEAYDRIKEIFSVDPRRGEEDGMFSYDVPTHTTLRYHLLGLLSNVASLDRSCNGLVNAVLNSVWLGRDESYVKLYIRFLGNLAAAQGSYLGPVLKMLVTYLGELPKGTGKLPGYAPVLVPEIYTRVHMAIRHIVHLIPSGSGSLSPVLSMQFPFDTDSPKANIAYTQNLIRVIGYAPELQADILALLTEKLVKIDVQIQVDMDDLDDEEEEEVLHAVSPGAIVFGEDDDDDNASVASDDSIDAESQRLKTIKDNVLKLDGMIDSLFAYYAPTFASGTLDDKENTLDLLLSHFQSIILPTYRSRHSQFLLFHFSQSSPDLVDRFTTACIEIVFNKMQPAITRQSAAAYLASFVARGAHISGEIVRDVFGLLGGHLRDLRDLYEPSCRGPDLRRYGPFYSTAQALLYIFCFRWRDLTTAATEGDSIEQVDELEIEDITFPPMVKEALHQTIYSKLNPLKVCSPAIVSEFARMSQHLNLMYVFSILETNKRIRMTSFRNLAALADPRFSLVERETRAGDDLGYQLDAYFPFDPYQLPRSRHWVEADYIHWRGIPGDDQDESDSEVDDFESDDDLSDETGTDDEKEGFVPRQVERESALGDIRLQMCFACC